The following proteins come from a genomic window of Chanos chanos chromosome 15, fChaCha1.1, whole genome shotgun sequence:
- the LOC115828717 gene encoding pannexin-3 isoform X2 has product MSIANTAAQAMLSDALLTDSNWHHRIRHLELELPLDKVIKFVSVGLPLLLVSVAFAREVSIGPQISCFPPSNFTVKQAAYVDTYCWDSLMHHEFDTDGNFDERSLWVHKMFPYSLLIMAMMMYLPALIWRFLAMPSLGSDLLFIIDELDKSYNRSIRLAQNILDLQKNSENSQEFQAELERAKRKRYFEYPLLERYMQCKHGSYFLVSMLFLRGFLLLTFMSASCLYLIYFHLSAFIQDEFSCFVRTGLLRDQPWVPELVQCKMTSLLVFQVISVANGAIYLLLAPIVLFSLLRLFCWDTTFLSLYEVLPALGLISGRKLGCPLNDLNVLLLFLRANVAHLRSYGRLRAVCSLAPPQLRREQGKPMLTEEQAEEMAEAVEELEEEAQEAREEGKHNLVDIMTILGRARGNAVNCPEQKPLVEESMTLEPSIHQGYHELKETTTCCYA; this is encoded by the exons ATGTCCATCGCCAACACGGCCGCCCAGGCCATGCTCTCTGATGCCCTGCTAACAGATAGCAACTGGCACCACCGAATCAGACACCTGGAGCTAGAGCTGCCCCTGGACAAGGTCATCAAATTTGTGTCAGTGGGGCTGCCTCTCCTGCTGGTATCTGTGGCCTTTGCCCGAGAGGTCTCCATTG GACCACAGATTAGTTGTTTCCCACCCAGCAACTTTACTGTTAAACAGGCAGCATATGTGGACACGTACTGTTGGGACTCCCTGATGCATCACGAGTTTGATACGGATGGCAACTTTGATGAACGTTCTCTATGGGTGCATAAA ATGTTCCCCTACTCTCTGCTGATCATGGCTATGATGATGTATCTGCCCGCTCTAATCTGGCGTTTCTTGGCCATGCCAAGCCTGGGCTCTGACCTGCTCTTCATCATCGATGAGCTAGACAAGTCCTACAACCGCTCCATCCGGTTGGCACAAAATATTTTGGACCTACAGAAAAACTCTGAAAATTCTCAGGAGTTCCAAGCAGAACTTGAGAG AGCAAAGCGGAAGCGTTACTTTGAGTACCCTCTGCTGGAGAGGTACATGCAATGCAAGCACGGCTCCTATTTCTTGGTCAGCATGCTCTTCCTGCGGGGATTCCTTCTGTTGACCTTCATGTCAGCATCCTGCCTCTATCTGATCTATTTCCATTTGTCAGCCTTCATCCAGGATGAGTTCAGCTGCTTTGTGCGCACAGGGCTCCTACGAGACCAGCCCTGGGTACCAGAGCTGGTGCAATGCAAGATGACAAGCCTATTGGTCTTCCAGGTAATCAGTGTGGCGAATGGGGCCATCTACCTACTGCTGGCACCAATTGTACTCTTCAGCTTACTCCGACTCTTCTGCTGGGACACCACTTTCCTCTCCCTGTACGAAGTACTACCAGCCCTGGGCCTCATCAGTGGACGCAAGCTGGGCTGCCCACTCAATGACCTCAACgttctccttcttttcctgcGTGCCAACGTGGCTCATCTCCGCTCGTACGGACGCCTACGGGCTGTGTGCTCTTTGGCACCCCCTCAGCTAAGAAGAGAACAGGGCAAACCCATGCTGACAGAAGAACAGGCTGAGGAGATGGCGGAGGCAGTGGAGGAGCTAGAGGAGGAGGCGCAGGAGGCGCGAGAAGAGGGAAAGCATAACCTTGTTGATATCATGACTATCCTGGGAAGAGCTCGTGGCAACGCCGTGAATTGCCCAGAGCAGAAGCCCCTGGTGGAAGAAAGTATGACACTTG AGCCTTCTATCCACCAGGGGTACCATGAGTTGAAGGAGACAACAACATGTTGTTATGCCTAA
- the LOC115828717 gene encoding pannexin-3 isoform X1 — MSIANTAAQAMLSDALLTDSNWHHRIRHLELELPLDKVIKFVSVGLPLLLVSVAFAREVSIGPQISCFPPSNFTVKQAAYVDTYCWDSLMHHEFDTDGNFDERSLWVHKMFPYSLLIMAMMMYLPALIWRFLAMPSLGSDLLFIIDELDKSYNRSIRLAQNILDLQKNSENSQEFQAELERAKRKRYFEYPLLERYMQCKHGSYFLVSMLFLRGFLLLTFMSASCLYLIYFHLSAFIQDEFSCFVRTGLLRDQPWVPELVQCKMTSLLVFQVISVANGAIYLLLAPIVLFSLLRLFCWDTTFLSLYEVLPALGLISGRKLGCPLNDLNVLLLFLRANVAHLRSYGRLRAVCSLAPPQLRREQGKPMLTEEQAEEMAEAVEELEEEAQEAREEGKHNLVDIMTILGRARGNAVNCPEQKPLVEESMTLGTITLIYFLKRALLVGIFVYIIWDVQKIIK; from the exons ATGTCCATCGCCAACACGGCCGCCCAGGCCATGCTCTCTGATGCCCTGCTAACAGATAGCAACTGGCACCACCGAATCAGACACCTGGAGCTAGAGCTGCCCCTGGACAAGGTCATCAAATTTGTGTCAGTGGGGCTGCCTCTCCTGCTGGTATCTGTGGCCTTTGCCCGAGAGGTCTCCATTG GACCACAGATTAGTTGTTTCCCACCCAGCAACTTTACTGTTAAACAGGCAGCATATGTGGACACGTACTGTTGGGACTCCCTGATGCATCACGAGTTTGATACGGATGGCAACTTTGATGAACGTTCTCTATGGGTGCATAAA ATGTTCCCCTACTCTCTGCTGATCATGGCTATGATGATGTATCTGCCCGCTCTAATCTGGCGTTTCTTGGCCATGCCAAGCCTGGGCTCTGACCTGCTCTTCATCATCGATGAGCTAGACAAGTCCTACAACCGCTCCATCCGGTTGGCACAAAATATTTTGGACCTACAGAAAAACTCTGAAAATTCTCAGGAGTTCCAAGCAGAACTTGAGAG AGCAAAGCGGAAGCGTTACTTTGAGTACCCTCTGCTGGAGAGGTACATGCAATGCAAGCACGGCTCCTATTTCTTGGTCAGCATGCTCTTCCTGCGGGGATTCCTTCTGTTGACCTTCATGTCAGCATCCTGCCTCTATCTGATCTATTTCCATTTGTCAGCCTTCATCCAGGATGAGTTCAGCTGCTTTGTGCGCACAGGGCTCCTACGAGACCAGCCCTGGGTACCAGAGCTGGTGCAATGCAAGATGACAAGCCTATTGGTCTTCCAGGTAATCAGTGTGGCGAATGGGGCCATCTACCTACTGCTGGCACCAATTGTACTCTTCAGCTTACTCCGACTCTTCTGCTGGGACACCACTTTCCTCTCCCTGTACGAAGTACTACCAGCCCTGGGCCTCATCAGTGGACGCAAGCTGGGCTGCCCACTCAATGACCTCAACgttctccttcttttcctgcGTGCCAACGTGGCTCATCTCCGCTCGTACGGACGCCTACGGGCTGTGTGCTCTTTGGCACCCCCTCAGCTAAGAAGAGAACAGGGCAAACCCATGCTGACAGAAGAACAGGCTGAGGAGATGGCGGAGGCAGTGGAGGAGCTAGAGGAGGAGGCGCAGGAGGCGCGAGAAGAGGGAAAGCATAACCTTGTTGATATCATGACTATCCTGGGAAGAGCTCGTGGCAACGCCGTGAATTGCCCAGAGCAGAAGCCCCTGGTGGAAGAAAGTATGACACTTGGTACTATTACTCTCATTTACTTTCTGAAACGAGCGCTGTTAGTAGGCATTTTTGTGTACATTATTTGGGATGTTCAGAAAATCATCAAATGa